TTTTTTTCCAGTTGGCAGCAGGGATATCAAGTTGTTTATGGTATCCGAAGAAAAAGACCGGAGAACTTCATTTTCCGTTTCCTTCGGCGCTTAGGATGCTGGTTGATTGATAAACTGAGCGATCACCCGATTCCGCCGGATGTGGGGGATTTTCGCCTCGTGGACCGAAAGGTCATTCAAGCGCTTTCCCAGATGAAGACGCCCCACCCTTACTTAAGAGGGATGATCGCAAATTTGGGATTTAACCAAACGGGAATTCCCTACGACCGCTCTGAGCGGAACGCAGGTCAAAGTAAATTTAACGGCTCCCAATTGGTGCGCTTGGGACTCACAGCGATTTTTAATCACTCCACAGTTCCTCTGAGAGCCGCCTCTCTTCTTGGAGTTTTGATTCTTGGATTGAGCGGCCTGGGAGCCATTTATACAACTCTCTTCAAAAATTTCTCCCCAGACACTCCCCACAGTTTCACAAGCCTCCATTTCCTCGTGCTATTTGGGATTGGACTTAACGCCCTGTTAATGGGAATCATTGGCGAATACCTGCTGCGAATCTACCTACTCCTTCGTGGGGAACCCATCGCCATCGTGCAGGAAAGTTTAAATATGAACTCAAAGGACATCAAACTTTGATAGGGAGTTCAACGTTATGAAACTAGTTATACTTGCTGGAGGACACGGCACTCGGATCTCCGAAGAGTCCGACGCCAAACCCAAGCCCATGGTGGAAGTGGGTGGCAGACCACTATTATGGCACATCATGAAATGGTATTCTTCCCATGGAATTAATGATTTTGTGATTTGCTTGGGCGACAAAGGTTACATTATTAAGGAATTCTTTTTTAATTATTATCGTCACATGTCTGATCTGCGGATCGACCTCAAAACCGGTGATCACCAGATCCTGAACAACCAGGCGGAAGACTGGCGGGTCACTCTCGTCGACACAGGCAAACAGACGATGACCGGAGGACGCCTTAAGCGCGTCGCCCCCTACCTAGGAAACGACACATTCTGCATGACTTATGGCGATGGGCTCTCTGATATTAATATCACCGCAGAAATTGCGTTTCATCGGAAGCATGGGAAGTTGGCCACCGTGGCCGCCGTACAACCCTCCGGACGATTTGGAGTTTTAACTATTAACGACAAGAACCAAGTCACGCGCTTCGAAGAAAAACCCAACCACGACATCGGCTGGATCAACGGAGGATTCTTCGTCCTAGAGCCCAAGGTGATTGACTACGTGAACGGAGACGAGACCTCCTGGGAAGGAGACCCTCTCGCGAGATTAGCCTCCGAGGGACAATTGGGCGCCTTCCACCACACAGGCTTTTGGCAACCCTGCGATACTCTCAGAGACAAACGCGTCCTGGAGACCATCTGGGCCAAAGGCAACGCCCCCTGGAAAATCAACTAACAAAAACCTCGTTGCTTGAGAAGACGTATTATTTAAAATCCCCTGCTCCAAAATAAAAAAGCCAGGTTAAAGCCTGGCTTTTAAGATTTGATCGTCTAATCTACAACTTATTACTTCGCCTTACGAGCGCGAGAAACACCCTGGATCTCTCTTTTTAAATACTCCTCTTGGAGTTCCAATACAAAATTTGTGAACTCAGACGCGTTGAGGTTATAAAGACGGACGAGGACTCTCAATGCCTTCATTGGTGGCGCACAAAGACCGCGTTCAAAATTCGAAACAAATTGAGGTGTTGAATACTTTAATTTATCAGCCACTTGCTTTTGCGATAAACCTGCATCTACCCGCTTAACTCTAAGATATTCGCCCAGCTTTTTGCTGATGCCTTCTGATGAAAACATGATGATCCTCCGAATGAAGCTTTGACCATATTAAAAATTGTGGAAAGTAGCAAGGAACATATGAAATCTATTTAGTTTTTCTAATGGAGGTGAATAGCCTAAAACCTTTATCCACCCAAACCGCCAACAATGTGGAGTGATTCGATCCGACTGAATGGCGTGCCAACCGTCTGCAATGATAAAGTTGGTCTACTGGACCAGAGATAAAGTTGGAAAACTTCCGAGCACCGGTTCTTGACGACCGACGATATCTACCGCAGAAACGACAGCATATGCCGCTATTCTGCCACTCGAATCGGTGAGTGGTGCAATCAATTTATGAACACAATTCAGCTTAAAGAGCTCAAGTGACCCTTTTTCCAACAGATAATTATTAATGTTGGCTTGAAATACCGCTGCCTTTTCTTGGCTGAGGGCAGCACCTATCTTCTCTATGCACTCTTCGAAAGCCTGTGGATCTCGAATATAGCGGGCAGGCCAGGGAACGCAAAAAATTTGCTCAATCGTGTGGGAAATAACCTCCATTGAATTTAAATTTCTCCAAATTTGAATATGATTGAGATCATAAATTTCGATGCAATCCCCTTGCGTTAAATAGCTCAGAAAATCAGAGGGGGGCTTGAGTTTTAAAAGTTTAAATGCGGACCATAAGGCGACTGAGTCATTTGAAATAATTTCACCGCTGCTCAGAACCTGCTCCAACGATGTATTATAAAAATTGAGAAGTTCCAGTGCGTTCTTCTTCAAATTTTCTTCGAGAGAGGAAAAGTGCGGAAGCGTAGAATCGCTATACGGTCGCCGGTAAACACCGGCTGTTCTTAAAATTGAACTTAACTTTTCTGCAGATAATTTAAAATGACTCTCAAAGGTGATACTGTCTGTGTTGCCTGATGCCCGAATTACTTCATTTATCATATCGATAGCCCCTGTAGACGTACTTTCAGAGGCTATCTAATTACAAGATTCTGTCAATTTAAAAATGAGGGCTTGTCAAACCTACGCAACATCTCTTCTTTGACCAGCGTCGGATTTAATCCTTTCGAGGACTCTCCCATACTGCCGACAATAACTTACCGTACTCATCGCCACCAAATTTAAATCATTGGAATCTAATAGTTTTATCGAAGAAAAAGCCTTATCCAGATGGTCGGGATCTTCCGCCGAATGCACTTTAAGAAAGTTTGCAGACTTGGGCCCATGAGTCGCTTTGACTTCGTTATAAATCCACTCTCCAAAGTTGACAGCCACGCCCTCTAACGCCAACACCCAGCCAAATAAGCCGATGGGCGATGCCGCTGGTGAAATCCAATAATATAACGATCGGTGAAACATGTACATTTCGTCGGTGATCTCAATTTGATTCATGTTTTTCCCCAATCCTCGCACATCTAATTCTAGCAATTTTTCGTGACCTAATTCTTCAGCCGAATGCTTAATGAATCGATTGGAAAAAGACGTAAGGTGGCGAGGCATGGTTCCCCCCGCAAGAGCCAGAACTCGCGTCGAGTTTGCCACATACTCATTACTATTAGCTAACCAGCCAGCGTAGGCATCCTTATCCTGCCATGGGAAGGATTTAATAATATCTCCCAACATGCTCTGTTCTGTATCGAAAATTTTTCTTAGCTTTGCAAATTCCATTTTACGCTCCCTAAGCCGCCGTTTTGTTAGCGGATAATTTTTGAGTTAAATTTCTATTGTCCCATAATCTTTTTATTAATGAAGCCATCTGAGGATCCGGAAAAACCTTTACCGAATTTTTCGTATTCACAACAACCGCACAAGGAATCCCGCAGATTTCGATTTGTCCGTGTTGAGAAAAGCCGTACTTTGAGCAGATATCATCGACGTGAATATCCATTCGCGGAGTCCCAAAGGAATAACGGACATCTGATTCTTTAAATGCCTCTTGAGTCAGGCCTATAAGGACCTTCCCAAAGCCTGGCATTCGTTTACGCCATCTTGGCGTAGCGCAAATATACTCGGTCGTCATAAATGAATCGTTAGAATTCAGAATATCAAGAGATCGAAAATTGCTGACATACTTGCAATAGCTATAAACAGGATATTGAAGATCATAAAAATTATAAATGGCTATTGCCGCGACATCTAAACCCTCGTGAAGTACTAGAACATTTTGAGCGTTGAAAAACGAATCGCTATAAAAACCATTTGGGAAAATGAGATCTTGCCAAGTACTCTGCCAAAGTACAAAGGCTCGATCATAAAGATCAGTCGCCGTCGTATTAAATTCTCTACGGCCACTCAGCACCGTACATTCTAAAAAATTTTCCGCTTTAATTTCTTGCACTTTAAGCCCCAGCACAAAGTGTATCGATAAACTAAAGATGTATTCATCAAAATATTAATTAGAAATTGTTTATATCGTCTTAAGTCAAGTTTACAGGTGCTTAATGGGTTCAAATTTAAGGATCGCACGCGACTTTGGTTTGCTACGAAAGATGAATAAGACTACCAATTATTAAGCGTCCTTAACGGAAGTTGATTTATAAAATGTGATTTCGCCGAATCTGCAACGATTATAACTTTTACTTGGACTTGGTTTTCTTACGGTAACGGGACTTATCAAACAGGAGGGTTTTTAGATAGGACAAGTGGTCTTCCTGGATAATATCGATGACCTCGTTGGGGTTCAACTTGAGTAGATAGATGATTTTGTCTAGCTTTTCTAGGGGCACCGGGCACATGCCGCGCTCCATGTTGGAAATGTACTGACCGTTTCGATAGCCTAACTTCAATCCCAATTCTTTTTGGGACATCAATATTT
The DNA window shown above is from Bdellovibrionales bacterium and carries:
- a CDS encoding glycosyltransferase family 2 protein, with protein sequence MNEKKPLITISIPILNEEANLNALYDRLVKLGETMRDRCELEFLFSDNHSGDNSWQILSTLSQRDPRVRAIRFSKNFGFQRSILANYLHARGDAVLQIDADLQDPPELLEDFFSSWQQGYQVVYGIRRKRPENFIFRFLRRLGCWLIDKLSDHPIPPDVGDFRLVDRKVIQALSQMKTPHPYLRGMIANLGFNQTGIPYDRSERNAGQSKFNGSQLVRLGLTAIFNHSTVPLRAASLLGVLILGLSGLGAIYTTLFKNFSPDTPHSFTSLHFLVLFGIGLNALLMGIIGEYLLRIYLLLRGEPIAIVQESLNMNSKDIKL
- the rfbF gene encoding glucose-1-phosphate cytidylyltransferase; protein product: MKLVILAGGHGTRISEESDAKPKPMVEVGGRPLLWHIMKWYSSHGINDFVICLGDKGYIIKEFFFNYYRHMSDLRIDLKTGDHQILNNQAEDWRVTLVDTGKQTMTGGRLKRVAPYLGNDTFCMTYGDGLSDINITAEIAFHRKHGKLATVAAVQPSGRFGVLTINDKNQVTRFEEKPNHDIGWINGGFFVLEPKVIDYVNGDETSWEGDPLARLASEGQLGAFHHTGFWQPCDTLRDKRVLETIWAKGNAPWKIN
- a CDS encoding helix-turn-helix domain-containing protein, with the translated sequence MFSSEGISKKLGEYLRVKRVDAGLSQKQVADKLKYSTPQFVSNFERGLCAPPMKALRVLVRLYNLNASEFTNFVLELQEEYLKREIQGVSRARKAK
- a CDS encoding helix-turn-helix domain-containing protein is translated as MRSGSKPNQLNLFIKLKREKILMSQKELGLKLGYRNGQYISNMERGMCPVPLEKLDKIIYLLKLNPNEVIDIIQEDHLSYLKTLLFDKSRYRKKTKSK